From the Drosophila suzukii chromosome 2 unlocalized genomic scaffold, CBGP_Dsuzu_IsoJpt1.0 scf_2c, whole genome shotgun sequence genome, one window contains:
- the Stlk gene encoding uncharacterized protein Stlk isoform X10 — protein MQFIGSLGTTLSLGHRSKGPTQCIIGTQDFSKDFGNNIFRKWLTSDFSLTGRVHKIDRRNLPDSHSAILLQVHNFRWMNERINGNASYGGVELRQGNNIFVTLRTDQLSFLRAVEERGFHLRCRGFL, from the coding sequence ATGCAGTTCATAGGATCACTAGGAACAACCCTATCACTAGGACACAGGAGTAAAGGACCAAcacagtgcatcatcggaaCACAAGATTTCAGCAAAGATTTCGGGAACAACATATTCAGGAAATGGCTGACAAGCGACTTCTCACTTACAGGTCGAGTTCACAAAATCGACAGGCGGAATCTTCCAGACAGTCACAGCGCAATATTGCTGCAAGTGCACAACTTTCGGTGGATGAACGAGAGGATCAACGGGAACGCCAGTTACGGAGGTGTCGAGCTACGGCAAGGGAACAATATCTTCGTAACATTAAGGACGGACCAACTAAGTTTTCTACGTGCTGTGGAGGAACGTGGTTTCCATCTCAG